A genomic region of Candidatus Neomarinimicrobiota bacterium contains the following coding sequences:
- a CDS encoding putative Ig domain-containing protein yields the protein MVYCARFRGILAFLSVLFLCGSLSGQQVVALNGTYDFDGDGLSEFLSIEKAGPGVPYSEVAAYYEIDEQGSHLLLWGFTSSRPLIDARIGDMDGNGAPEIIVLTGGSLLGSGDSPSWLHWFPWDEDSFSEGPRIEWSGERSAGSQKPFGFTIIDSDNDSRDEIALAVGSPNREILLLTLNVMADAPLFEIARSLSSPAVSSGYGQIALSTVDQDRDGFWDLMAIMRELSTLKVQIFSNEGGDLVGGPSYEEDIAQVSPRFSRLVQSAINTIDIDQDGTHTVILPFETGSAVAIKAYSDRLALVPVEVEVASLFALPKTGVEETVINEILLERAESGITGMRVRKLELEAKQLEVPTAPEEAVEVPPTAPPARKVKRLELTAVEDTVSTEVLSDELLDTTGQAVVVELPVIEREVSEEVAPATPGKVRKLDLTTVEKRAEAPALAPTPGLPADVTATDTVMAGETYTHSLEPDEKRQLHAFRPSTLPSGAFFDPPTRTIVWTPSENQVGVHRLAYEVEFEVTGERVNVEEVEGTGVQVLSITETDTVELYILVRSEIEP from the coding sequence TTGTGCACGATTCCGAGGGATTCTGGCATTCCTGTCCGTGTTGTTTCTTTGCGGGTCCCTTTCGGGACAACAGGTAGTAGCTCTTAACGGAACGTACGATTTTGACGGGGACGGCCTGAGCGAGTTCTTAAGTATTGAGAAAGCTGGTCCTGGGGTGCCTTATTCGGAGGTTGCAGCCTACTATGAAATAGACGAGCAGGGATCTCACCTGCTCTTATGGGGATTCACCAGTTCTCGCCCGCTGATCGATGCACGGATCGGCGACATGGACGGAAACGGGGCCCCCGAAATTATTGTCCTAACAGGGGGTTCCCTTCTCGGGAGTGGCGACAGTCCTTCGTGGCTTCACTGGTTCCCGTGGGACGAAGACTCTTTCTCCGAAGGTCCAAGGATTGAATGGAGCGGCGAGCGTTCAGCCGGCAGTCAAAAACCCTTTGGTTTCACCATCATCGATTCTGACAACGATAGCCGGGACGAAATCGCCCTCGCCGTGGGTAGTCCCAACCGTGAAATTCTTCTTCTGACCCTGAACGTCATGGCCGATGCCCCGCTTTTTGAAATTGCCCGTTCCCTCAGTTCACCTGCCGTCTCTTCGGGTTACGGCCAGATAGCTCTTTCCACTGTCGATCAGGACCGGGATGGATTCTGGGATCTTATGGCCATCATGAGGGAGCTGTCCACGCTTAAGGTTCAGATATTTTCCAATGAGGGGGGTGATCTTGTGGGAGGCCCTTCGTACGAGGAGGACATAGCCCAGGTAAGTCCTCGGTTCTCGAGACTGGTGCAGAGTGCCATCAACACGATTGACATAGATCAAGATGGTACGCATACAGTCATTCTTCCGTTTGAAACCGGGAGTGCTGTTGCCATCAAGGCCTATTCGGACCGGCTTGCACTGGTTCCCGTGGAAGTCGAGGTCGCCTCCCTGTTTGCCCTACCCAAAACCGGGGTTGAAGAAACCGTCATAAACGAAATCCTTCTTGAGCGCGCGGAATCAGGAATTACCGGGATGCGCGTGAGAAAACTTGAATTGGAGGCAAAGCAACTGGAGGTCCCCACTGCGCCCGAAGAAGCCGTGGAGGTTCCGCCCACGGCCCCCCCTGCCAGAAAGGTGAAGCGGTTGGAGCTTACCGCTGTAGAGGATACTGTCTCCACGGAAGTACTGTCTGACGAGCTTCTCGACACAACCGGTCAGGCCGTTGTCGTTGAGCTCCCAGTCATCGAACGGGAAGTCTCCGAGGAAGTTGCTCCAGCCACACCAGGAAAGGTTCGCAAATTGGACCTCACCACAGTAGAAAAGAGAGCGGAAGCCCCCGCTCTTGCCCCCACTCCCGGTCTTCCAGCAGATGTTACCGCAACAGACACCGTCATGGCAGGAGAAACGTATACGCACTCGCTGGAGCCCGATGAAAAGAGGCAGCTGCACGCATTCAGACCTTCAACGCTTCCCTCCGGTGCTTTCTTCGATCCGCCAACGAGGACGATTGTCTGGACCCCTTCTGAAAATCAGGTGGGGGTGCATCGTCTTGCCTATGAAGTCGAATTTGAAGTGACAGGTGAGCGGGTCAATGTGGAAGAAGTGGAAGGAACGGGCGTCCAGGTCCTGTCCATAACTGAAACGGATACAGTTGAGCTTTACATTCTTGTGCGCAGTGAAATAGAGCCGTAA